TTAGCCAACGTAACAATGAACCGAAAACTTCAAAAACTCTATGATGCTGATAATTTTGGAGAGATAGAAGATTTTGCTTTGCCAAAAGATTTTAAGGGAGAATTACGACCATACCAAAAGGCTGGTTATAACTGGCTTCGCTTTTTGCAAGAATTTAATTTTGGTGGGTGTTTGGCTGATGATATGGGACTAGGAAAAACAGTTCAAACACTTGCTTTGCTTCAAGCACAAAAAGAAAAAGAGGGAGAAATTGCCCCTTCGCTACTCATTATGCCTACTTCACTCTTGTATAATTGGGCTGTTGAGGCAAAAAAGTTTGCTCCTAAGCTCAAAGTTTGGCGTTATACAGGGACAGACCGAAACAAAGATATTGCAACATATTTTCCAAAGTATGATGTAATCTTAACCTCCTACGGAACTGTCCGAATAGATGCTGATATTTTAAATAAGTTTTATTTCAATTATGTCATTTTAGATGAATCACAAGCAATCAAAAATCCAACTTCTGGTATTTCGAAGGCTGTAAAAACACTCAAATCTCGCTTCAAACTCATCTTGACAGGAACACCAATTGAAAACTCAACACTTGATTTATGGTCGCAGATGTCGTTTGTCAATGGAGGACTTTTAGGAAATCAGAAATTCTTCAAAACACATTATCAGTTTCCCATAGAAAAGCGAAGTGATATTGATAAATCTAAAAAATTACAGACGATTATTAAGCCGTTTATCCTTCGTAGAACGAAAAATCAAGTGGCGACAGAACTTCCTCCAAAAGTAGAGAATGTCATTTACGTAGAGATGAGTAAGGCACAAGAAAAAGTTTATGAAGAAGCTAAGTCGTATTATAGAAACGAGATTTTGAAGCACATAGAAATACAAGGAATGGCAAAGTCTCAAATTATGCTTTTACAAGGCTTAACACGGCTTCGCCAACTTGCCAATCACCCAAAAATGTTAGATGAAGACTATGAAGGTGATTCGGGTAAATTTTCAGACCTTACCGAAAAACTAAAATCTGTTTTGAGCGAAGGGCATAAAGTTTTGGTCTTTAGTCAGTTTGTCAGACATTTAACGCTGGTTAGAAAGGAATTAGACAAACAAAAAATAAAATATTCTTATTTGGATGGAGGAACAAAAGACCGAAAAGCTGAAGTAGATAATTTTCAAAATAATAAAGACATCAAAGTGTTTTTACTTTCTCTAAAAGCAGGTGGAGTTGGGCTAAATTTAACAGCTGCCGATTATGTTTTTATGTTAGACCCGTGGTGGAATCCAGCCATTGAGGCACAGGCTGTCGATAGAGCGCACCGAATTGGACAAGAAAACCGAGTTTTTATTTATAAATTTATCACTCAAAACTCTGTTGAGGAAAAAATATTAGCTTTGCAACAGCACAAACTGGCACTTTCACAAGACTTGATTACCACAGAATCTAGTTTTGTCAAAACGCTTTCAAAAGACGATATTGCCGATATTTTGAAGTAAAAATAAACGAAAGATAAAAATGAAAAAAAATTTAGTTTCCCTCTTTTCTGGGTGTGGTGGAATGGATATTGGTTTTGAGGGAGGTTTTAAGGTTCTCAAAGAAATCATAAACACGAAAATAAATAAAGATTGGATTGAGAAAGAAGATGACTTATATTATCACCTTAAAGAAACCATTTTTGAAACAAAACTTGCAAATGACATTAATGAGTATGCAAAAAAGACTTGGAATGATTATTTTTTAGCGAAAAAAGAAATTCAAAAAGATAAGGAAAATGAAATTTTTAAAGTGGGTAGTATTGTCGATATTGTAAAGGAGTTTGAAAATGGAAATACAGCACTTTTTCCTCAAAATGCAGAAATTGTTACAGGTGGTTTTCCGTGTCAAGATTTTAGTGTTTCTGGAAAAAGAAAAGGATTCAATTCGCACAAAGACCATAATGGAAAATTGATCGAAAATAATTCAGATGATGATAATATAGAAAATACGATTCCTTCTGAAGAAACACGAGGTAAATTGTATATTTGGATGAAAAAAGTCATAGAAATTACAAAACCTAAAATTTTTATTGCTGAAAATGTCAAAGGACTTACTAATCTAGGAGAAGTAGAAAAGATAATTCAAAGTGATTTTGCAGACATTGATTCAAATGATGGAAAAAAAGATGGATATTTAGTACTTACAAAAGTTCTTCACTCGGGGATGTATGGCGTTCCACAGTCAAGAGAGCGTATATTTTTTATTGGGTTCAAAAAATCAGCTTTGACAAAAGAAGCCTTAGAAGAATTAAGTAAAACTACGATTTCAGAAAGATACACACCTTACCCAATTCCTACGCATCGTTTAAATGGCGAAATTCATAATTCTTCTTTACAAGATTTGATGATAAATTTCACTAAAAGCAAAGTTGTTTTGAAGGATTTGGAAGAACCTGAAAATAGTACAGATATATCCCAAAAATATTATTCAAAAGCTAAATTTATGGGTGTACACTGCCAAGGTCAGAAAGAAGTAGATTTAGAAAAACTTGCTCCTACTATTCGTGCAGAACATCACGGAAATATAGAGTACAGAAGGTTGAGTAAAGAAAATGGAGGAAAAATTAATGAAGAACTAGAAAAAGGTTACAAAGAGCGACGTTTGACACTTAGAGAATGTGCTAGAATTCAGACTTTTCCAGATGATTATAATTTTGTTATTCCAAAAAAAGGAATGAAAAATAGATTTGAAGTAAGTGCTTCGGTAGGCTATAAATTAGTAGGAAATGCTGTTCCTCCCCTTTTAGCCTATCATTTGGCTAAGAAAATTGAAAGTAATTGGGAGTTGTATTTTGGAAAAGAAAAAGTTAAAAGCGAACTCAAAGAAATATTTTAATCAACTCTTATGAATAAATTTAATTTACTGAACTGCTTTTTATATGTCTATTTTTATGAAATTGAACAAAAATTAAATTCTACCAAAAATGAGCTTGATTTAATAAAATTTCAATCAGAAGAAGCAAATACAGATGAGTTTTTGAAACGTTATTTTAAAAAGTTTCTATCACTTCATAATTCGATAAGAGAAACCAAAATTGAAAAACTTAACTTACAAGTTGATTCAGAAAAACATCAGATTGAAACAAAAGAACTTTTCAATTATCAAATAAAGAATGTTTTTCTGCCAGAAGAACTAACAAACAGCCAAAAACAAGAAATTACAAAATCTAAGAGTTCTGTCTACACTAATCTAGATTTATATTTGGAAATAAGTGATAGTAAAACTATTTTTTATGAATCTGTTGAACTGAAATCCACAAAAACAGATACAATTCCTGGTTCAAGTATTCAACAAGTTTCACTTTTTGAATGGGTAATTTTTATTAAACGAAATACTAGTTCTGTTTCGGTTGCGACAGGTTTCTATATCAACAGTATTACTGAAAAATTACCTTTTCCAGATAGAAGCCCTAGACCACAAGTAGGCTTCAAAAATTTAGTAAATTGGAACAAAAAGTACAGAAAAACAGAAAACAATATTCTCTTAATAGAAAATAGAAGTGAAATTAATAGTGAGAAAATAAAACTATTGACTGATTGGCAAGATTATTTAGCTGCTGAGTGGCTGGAAATTATTCAATCAGATTCTTCTAAAAAGAATGAAAAATGGTTTAATAATGCACTAAGAAAATTTTCTCTTAAATTTTTAGAGTATATAGAAAATCTAAATGAAGAAGAGAAAAATAATTTGAAAATAAAATTGAGAAATTTAATCAAATAACTTGATTAGCAGGGTAACAAATAAAATAACCATACAATGTCAAATAAAACTACTATCATTCCTATATTTTCTCTTCAAGAAGCCCAAAAAGCTCTTGAAAATCATATCAAAAATCTAAATACAGAAGGCAAGCCTAAAGATTTGTATGCTCCGATTGAGTATATTATGTCTTTGGGAGGAAAAAGAATGCGCCCTTTGCTTGTTTTGTTAGGCTATTCTTTATATGATTCAGAGTGGAAGAATGCAGTTGCTCCTGCTATCGTAACAGAGGTTTTTCATAATTTTACACTTCTTCACGATGATATTATGGATAATGCTCCCATTCGTAGAGGACAACCCACAGCCCACGAAAAATGGAACGAAAATACAGCTCTTTTGTCTGGTGATTTAATGCTTATCAAGACTTACCAATGGTTTGGAGCAGCTATTCCATCAGATAAACTACCAACTATTTTAGAGCTTTTCAACAAGTGTGCTATCGGAGTCTGTGAAGGTCAACAATTTGATATGGAATTTGAAAGCCGAAATGATGTAACCATAGAAGAATATTTGGAAATGATAAAGCTCAAAACAGCTATTTTATTGGGTTTTTCATTAGAGCTAGGAGCGATTTTAGGAGGAGCAAAACCTTTTGAAGCACAACAACTTAGAGAAGTAGGGATTTTGGCAGGAATTGGTTTTCAACTTCATGATGATATTTTGGATGTTTACGCCAATCCAGAAACATTTGGCAAACGAGTAGGAGGGGATATTACAGAAAACAAAAAAACCTATTTGATGCTAACAGCTTTACAAAAAGAAAAAGAAGCAAGAAGTTCTGCCCTGCAAAAATGGATAAATAAAACTAGTTTTGATGAAGCAGAAAAAGTAGAAGCCGTTACAAAAATTTATAATGACTTAAATATTCGAACTCTGACAGAAGAAAAAATGAATGAATATTTTGAAAATGCTTATAACAAATTGGATGAGCTTTCTGTCAGACATAAAAATCAAAAACAAGTTTTGAAGCAGTTTTTGCTGATGATACAAGAAAGACAAAAGTAAGCTAAATCAATGAGACAAAAAGTTCGTAATAGGACAAGGTCTCCCTTGTCCTATTACTAAAACCTAAACTACTCATTCGTGTTTTTCCATCTCATTTCTAAGTATTTATTAGTAAACCCTAGTCTTTCATAAAGCTTTTTAGCTGGGTTGTCTGGCTCTACGTGTAGTGCAACTGAGCCTTTTACACTACTCAAGGCTTCTTCCATAATTTTTTTTCCGATTCCTTTTCCACGCTGTGAACCATCCACAGCAATATAAACTAAGATATTTTCTGGAATGTAATCTTTCATTCCAGTTTCGTTGATGACAGTTGCACCTACTATTTTATCATTACCATCTTCGTTTTCTGTAGCATAAAAAATATACCCTCCTTTTCCTTCTTCTTTTGAAAGCGAATACTCCATTGCTTTTCTGATGTCTGCTTTAGGGTCGCCATATTGTTCTAAATGCTTAAAGAGAAAATCATTGATTTCCTCTATAAGAGAGTTTTCAAAATTAGAATTAGGAGTAAGTTTTTTTATGGAAATAGCCATTGAACTGTTGTTTAACTTGTAAAAAATCAAAAATTGTAAAGATAACTAAAAAAAATCCTATTTTCAAAGAGAATGAAGCACTTATCAAAATTCAGTTTATACTTTGTTAGTAAAACCTTTAACAAGGTGTAAGCTAAAAGAAAATATTTGTGTTTTTTATTAGGAAAATGCAACCTAAAGCACGAACTTTGAGTACTAAATTAGTACATTAAGTTATTTTCACAACTATTTAGCTTTTTTAATCCCACAAAAAATAACAAAGCAATTCAATCAAAAAGTAATTTACTTCTTTTGATTGCTGCACTCGCATTTATTTTATTTTAATCCTACTACTTTAACCATGTACAAAAACTACATAGCAGGTCTTGTCTTATCATTTCTGTTCTTGATAAGTCAGAGTGCCTATTCGCAATTTGGAGATTTTTCTCCGACTCAAAATGGCACAGAACCTTGTGCCACAGACAATATTCATCAACGCAAACTAGCTCAAGACCCCGAATATCAAACTAGATTTGATAAACTTCAAGAAGATTTGCGTAAATACATCGCAAACAAACAAAACTCTGCTACCGAACGTACGGAAGCAACAGTATATCAGATTCCTCTAGTTGTTCATATTGTTCATACAGGAGAAGCTCAAGGAGTTGTAGTTGATGGTGCAGTATATAACCCTACTGATGCTACAATTACGAGTTTAGTAGCAGGACTAAATCAGCACTTTCGTAATCAAGCTCCTTATAATTCGGCTACTGGCGCAGATATAGAAATAGAGTTCGTATTGGCTCAAAGAGACCCTAATTGTAATTCCACAAATGGAATTGTAAGAGTAGATGGTTCTGGAGTTACCAATTATGATGCAGATGGTATTTCTACTAACTTTGGCGTAAATCCAGGTGCTAACGAAGAAGATGTTAAAGCCTTAAGTCGTTGGTCTAATACAGATTATTACAACATTTGGATAGTAAAAAAAATAAATGGGAATAATGGAACAAGTGGTTCTTTTACAGCAGGGTACGCCTATTTTCCAGGTGCAGGCGCAGATATAGATGGAACAGTAATGTTAGCCTCTCAATTAGACCCAGCAGATATTACTTTGGCACACGAAATAGGTCATGCTCTAAACCTTTATCATACTTTTCAAGGAAGTACAGGAAGTGGTAACTGTCCTACAAATACAGATTGTACTACAGATGGAGACCGAATTTGTGATACAGATCCTCAAGATGCCAATCACTTTCAGTGTTCTACAAATGCTTGTGGAGGAACAGATGTTTTTTTGAATTATATGTCTTACTCACAATGTCAAGAAAAGTTTACAAATGATCAAAAAACACGTATGCGTGCAGCTTTAGAGACACAAAGAGGGGGACTTATTTCTTCTTTAGGAGGCACTGCTCCTAGTGGTTCGCTACCTACAGCAGCTACTTGTACTACAACTTCTTCTACTCCACACTCAGCCATAGGAGTAGGTAGAGTTAGGTTTAATACACTAGATGTATCCTCAGTAGGTTCAGAAAGTGAAGGTGCTTATGTAGATAGAACCTGCTCACAAAGAACAACTGTAAATGCAGGAGATACCTATACGCTTACTGTAAATGGTTTTTCTTCTAATTCTCATCGTGTAAGAGCATATATAGATTATAATAACAATGGAGATTTTACAGATACAGGAGAAGAAGTATTAGTATCAAACTCAGGAAGTGGAGATCATACAGCTAGTGTTACAATTCCTGCAACTGCTGTAACAGGAACACCATTACGTATGAGGATAGTGGCTGATTTTTCATCTGGAGGTGGTACAATAAGTTCTTGTTCTGCTGGGCAATATGGACAAGGAGAAGATTATTCTGTTACAGTACAAAGTGCAGCAACGTGTTCTATTACAGCCATAAGTGCAGGAACTCAAACAGCTTGTGTTCCAGCTTCTAATACTTATACGCAAGAAATAACAGTTACATATTCAAATGCTCCTGCAAGTGGCACATTGAATGTCAATGGACAAACATTTGCTATCACTTCTAGCCCTCAAACAGTAACTCTTACAGGACTTACAGCCGATGGAAATTCAGTAGATGTAGTAGCTGTTTTCTCTGCTGATGCAGGTTGTACATTTACAGAAACCAATGCTTTCACTGCACCTGCAAGTTGTACGCCTACTACACCAGCAACTGCACTAGATTTTGATGGTGTTAATGATTTTGTAGACATTGATACACCTTTTACAGGTTTTAGTAGTGCTATTACAGTAGAATGGTGGGTTCGACCTGTCTCTTTAGTGGTGGGGGCTTCAATTGGACAAGCATTACCAAACATTAATGATATGAATTCTAATGTTTGGTTAATGCATAAAAACTCTGCTGCAAACGGAGGAGGAATAGGATTTTATGTCAATGATGGAGGTGTTTGGCGTATAGCATCTGCTAGTTATACTACAGGCGACTGGGTACATTTTGCTGGAGTATCTGATGCTTCAGGTACTAAATTATATAAAAATGGAATATTAGTGGATGAAACTACAGGTATTATTAACGGAATTATAGATTCTCCTAATGCACATATTCAATTTGGAAAAGATATACGCTATATTTCTGGGAGGTTTGACCAAATGGAGATAGATGAAGTTCGTATTTGGAATATAGCTAGAAGCTGTTCAGAGATAAAAGCAAACATGAATAATGAATTGAGTGGTACAGAAACAGGTCTTGTTGCTTATTATAATTTTAATCAAGGTACTGTTGGAGGAGATAATACAGGTGTTACAACACTAAATGATTTGACTTCTAGCAATAATGATGGTACTCTTAATAATTTTGCCCTTACAGGAACTACCTCTAATTGGATAGATGGAACAGCAAATGGAGTTAGTGGAACTGTACCAACACCACAAGCAGAAATTAATACTCAAGGTAATAACACAGATATAGCAGATGGTGATGCTACACCAAATACTGTAGATGATACTGACTTTGGAAGTGTAAACACAGGTTCTTCAATTACTAAAACTTATACTATCCAAAATACAGGAGGAGCAGACTTAACTGTTTCAAGTATAGTAGTTGGTGGAACAAATAACACTGAATTTGTAGTAAGTAATATTACTTTACCTAATACTGTCTCTGGAAGTGGAAATATAACCTTTGATGTAACATTTACTCCCACAGCTACAGGAATCAGAACAGCTACTATTACTGTAAACAACGATGACTGTGATGAAGGAGTTTACGATTTTGCTGTACAAGGAAATGGTACAACTGCTCCAACACCTACAGGTAAGGTATTAGATTTTGATGGTTCAAATGATTATATAAATACTCCTGTAACTGCAAATCCTAATGTAGGAACAATAGAATATTGGTTTAATACTGGAAGCGTAAATTCTGCTCAGATTCCTTTTTACTTTACCAATGGAGTTGCTGCTCATGATGGATATGGGGATTTTTCAAACTTTTTAGAGGTAAATACGGGTATAGAAAATGGAGAAGTACGATTTTTCTATCAAAATGGGAATAATGGCTCTAGTTCTGTGTTTCTGAATTTAGTTGTTGCTCTTTGTCCTAATACGTGGTATCATTATGCTGCTACCTATGATAGAAATGGTTTTGCTAAGCTATATTTGAATGGAGCTCTAATTGCTGAAGAAGATATGTCCTTAAAAACTTTCCAAAATCATACTCCGACTACACAGCATATTGGTAAACCAAGAGCTAATAGCCGATATGCCGATGGGTTGTTGGATGATATGCGTATTTGGAATACAGTTCGTACTTGTGAGCAAATTCAAAGTAATATGTCTAATGAACTTGTAGGTAATGAAACAGGCTTGGTTACCTACTATAATTTTAATCAAGGAGTGGCAGGAGGAAATAATGCTACTATCACTTCCTTAGATGATGTTACAGTATCTGGTAATGATGGCACATTAAATAACTTTAATCTTAATGGTAGTGCATCCAACTGGCTTTCTACTACTAATGATATAGCTGGCACTACACCAACAACACCTACTCAAATTGATGTTCTAGGTAACTCAGTTTCTATAACAAATGGAGATATAACACCTGATACAAGTGATGACACTGACTTTGGCACGGTTGCTACTTCAGATACTCATACTTTCACTATTCGTAATACAGGTGGTGCTAAACTATATGTATATTCTATTGAAGTTAGTGGTGCTAATGCGAGTGATTTTGTATTAACGGGTTTTGATTGTACGAAACAAATAATAGATACAGGAAATGATGTTACTTTCAATATAGTAT
This Bernardetia sp. DNA region includes the following protein-coding sequences:
- a CDS encoding DNA cytosine methyltransferase; protein product: MKKNLVSLFSGCGGMDIGFEGGFKVLKEIINTKINKDWIEKEDDLYYHLKETIFETKLANDINEYAKKTWNDYFLAKKEIQKDKENEIFKVGSIVDIVKEFENGNTALFPQNAEIVTGGFPCQDFSVSGKRKGFNSHKDHNGKLIENNSDDDNIENTIPSEETRGKLYIWMKKVIEITKPKIFIAENVKGLTNLGEVEKIIQSDFADIDSNDGKKDGYLVLTKVLHSGMYGVPQSRERIFFIGFKKSALTKEALEELSKTTISERYTPYPIPTHRLNGEIHNSSLQDLMINFTKSKVVLKDLEEPENSTDISQKYYSKAKFMGVHCQGQKEVDLEKLAPTIRAEHHGNIEYRRLSKENGGKINEELEKGYKERRLTLRECARIQTFPDDYNFVIPKKGMKNRFEVSASVGYKLVGNAVPPLLAYHLAKKIESNWELYFGKEKVKSELKEIF
- a CDS encoding polyprenyl synthetase family protein — translated: MSNKTTIIPIFSLQEAQKALENHIKNLNTEGKPKDLYAPIEYIMSLGGKRMRPLLVLLGYSLYDSEWKNAVAPAIVTEVFHNFTLLHDDIMDNAPIRRGQPTAHEKWNENTALLSGDLMLIKTYQWFGAAIPSDKLPTILELFNKCAIGVCEGQQFDMEFESRNDVTIEEYLEMIKLKTAILLGFSLELGAILGGAKPFEAQQLREVGILAGIGFQLHDDILDVYANPETFGKRVGGDITENKKTYLMLTALQKEKEARSSALQKWINKTSFDEAEKVEAVTKIYNDLNIRTLTEEKMNEYFENAYNKLDELSVRHKNQKQVLKQFLLMIQERQK
- a CDS encoding GNAT family N-acetyltransferase yields the protein MAISIKKLTPNSNFENSLIEEINDFLFKHLEQYGDPKADIRKAMEYSLSKEEGKGGYIFYATENEDGNDKIVGATVINETGMKDYIPENILVYIAVDGSQRGKGIGKKIMEEALSSVKGSVALHVEPDNPAKKLYERLGFTNKYLEMRWKNTNE
- a CDS encoding choice-of-anchor D domain-containing protein, with product MYKNYIAGLVLSFLFLISQSAYSQFGDFSPTQNGTEPCATDNIHQRKLAQDPEYQTRFDKLQEDLRKYIANKQNSATERTEATVYQIPLVVHIVHTGEAQGVVVDGAVYNPTDATITSLVAGLNQHFRNQAPYNSATGADIEIEFVLAQRDPNCNSTNGIVRVDGSGVTNYDADGISTNFGVNPGANEEDVKALSRWSNTDYYNIWIVKKINGNNGTSGSFTAGYAYFPGAGADIDGTVMLASQLDPADITLAHEIGHALNLYHTFQGSTGSGNCPTNTDCTTDGDRICDTDPQDANHFQCSTNACGGTDVFLNYMSYSQCQEKFTNDQKTRMRAALETQRGGLISSLGGTAPSGSLPTAATCTTTSSTPHSAIGVGRVRFNTLDVSSVGSESEGAYVDRTCSQRTTVNAGDTYTLTVNGFSSNSHRVRAYIDYNNNGDFTDTGEEVLVSNSGSGDHTASVTIPATAVTGTPLRMRIVADFSSGGGTISSCSAGQYGQGEDYSVTVQSAATCSITAISAGTQTACVPASNTYTQEITVTYSNAPASGTLNVNGQTFAITSSPQTVTLTGLTADGNSVDVVAVFSADAGCTFTETNAFTAPASCTPTTPATALDFDGVNDFVDIDTPFTGFSSAITVEWWVRPVSLVVGASIGQALPNINDMNSNVWLMHKNSAANGGGIGFYVNDGGVWRIASASYTTGDWVHFAGVSDASGTKLYKNGILVDETTGIINGIIDSPNAHIQFGKDIRYISGRFDQMEIDEVRIWNIARSCSEIKANMNNELSGTETGLVAYYNFNQGTVGGDNTGVTTLNDLTSSNNDGTLNNFALTGTTSNWIDGTANGVSGTVPTPQAEINTQGNNTDIADGDATPNTVDDTDFGSVNTGSSITKTYTIQNTGGADLTVSSIVVGGTNNTEFVVSNITLPNTVSGSGNITFDVTFTPTATGIRTATITVNNDDCDEGVYDFAVQGNGTTAPTPTGKVLDFDGSNDYINTPVTANPNVGTIEYWFNTGSVNSAQIPFYFTNGVAAHDGYGDFSNFLEVNTGIENGEVRFFYQNGNNGSSSVFLNLVVALCPNTWYHYAATYDRNGFAKLYLNGALIAEEDMSLKTFQNHTPTTQHIGKPRANSRYADGLLDDMRIWNTVRTCEQIQSNMSNELVGNETGLVTYYNFNQGVAGGNNATITSLDDVTVSGNDGTLNNFNLNGSASNWLSTTNDIAGTTPTTPTQIDVLGNSVSITNGDITPDTSDDTDFGTVATSDTHTFTIRNTGGAKLYVYSIEVSGANASDFVLTGFDCTKQIIDTGNDVTFNIVFTPSAVGVRNATLTIRNSDCDASPYTFDLQGNKGSSGDVLIVETGIFYPTIQQAVDAALVGQTVKPTVARNYPENVVVDKNLTFTSDFTDYNNVNINQILVEDGN